TGATTTAACCATAAGAATATTGGAGCACAAGCAGCAAAAGTACCCCAGCTTGATCCAGTAGCTATTGAAAGAATAGAGGTAACAACAACTCCAACCAAAGCAACTGTTTTTCCTGTAATTCCCAATCTCAAAGCTACATTGATGATAGCAGCTCCAACTCCAGTAGCCATAAATACCTCAGCCATAGCATAAGCCAACATCAGAATAAATAGAGCAACAGTAATCTCCCTTACATTTGCCAATGCTGCATCTACCACCTCTGAAAAGTTTCTTTTTTCTGTTACCATAGCAACTATTGCTGCAGCAACTGTTGCTAAAGGGGCTGCAAGTAAGGCATCAAACCCTGACATCATAAGTGCCGCTAAGATAAAAACCGGCATTAATTTAATAAATTCAACCATTTTAATTTTCCTCCTAAAACTTTTTTGATTTAATAAAAAAAGCACAGTCTTGAAAAGACTGTGCCATAAATTTACAATACAAAAAAAACATTGTATAAAAACACAGATAGCTCTCCATTGACTTTTATCAATGACAACAATATGAATATTCTTCATATTGCCAACAGAAAAAATTAGCATTTTTTTCTATTTCGGCAAAATCCCCTTTCTAACTGTTTCATTGCCTGCAAAACTCCACAGTTATAATCTTGTCATTTGCTCCTCTATCATT
The nucleotide sequence above comes from Fusobacterium sp. SYSU M8D902. Encoded proteins:
- a CDS encoding Na+/H+ antiporter NhaC family protein, whose protein sequence is MVEFIKLMPVFILAALMMSGFDALLAAPLATVAAAIVAMVTEKRNFSEVVDAALANVREITVALFILMLAYAMAEVFMATGVGAAIINVALRLGITGKTVALVGVVVTSILSIATGSSWGTFAACAPIFLWLN